One genomic window of Anaerofustis stercorihominis DSM 17244 includes the following:
- a CDS encoding helix-turn-helix domain-containing protein: MTIGNKIMTLRRENNFSQEILAEKLGVSRQAVSKWEAEQCLPDIDKIVKLSELFSVPTDYILKEDYELKISSQSNNVNNNQSVDEALSSQIEREITESIKGTNSKIINDPIIISTILVIAGLLLYVSFYFSFKMIVPCAIALLIQVIGIGLFYNYQNTVKNEKQKEKNKKKFYKINVWFFTPSILSLLYISVTYIIPRPVSSGKSMILITILYLAVSIITTIHFRDDNR, encoded by the coding sequence ATGACAATAGGAAATAAAATAATGACACTTAGAAGAGAAAATAACTTTTCGCAGGAAATATTAGCAGAAAAGCTCGGAGTATCAAGGCAAGCCGTATCAAAATGGGAAGCAGAACAATGCCTTCCGGATATAGATAAGATCGTTAAATTAAGCGAACTTTTCAGTGTCCCCACCGACTATATTTTAAAAGAAGACTATGAATTAAAAATAAGCAGTCAAAGTAATAATGTTAATAATAATCAAAGTGTGGACGAAGCTTTATCATCACAAATCGAAAGAGAAATAACAGAATCAATAAAAGGGACAAATTCCAAGATAATAAACGATCCTATCATTATTAGTACGATTTTAGTTATAGCAGGACTTTTATTATATGTAAGCTTTTACTTTTCGTTTAAGATGATCGTTCCTTGTGCGATTGCACTGCTCATCCAAGTAATAGGAATAGGTCTATTTTATAATTATCAAAACACAGTAAAAAACGAAAAACAAAAAGAAAAAAACAAGAAAAAGTTTTATAAAATCAATGTTTGGTTTTTCACACCAAGCATATTATCCTTACTATATATTTCCGTAACATATATCATTCCAAGACCTGTAAGTTCAGGAAAATCTATGATTTTAATTACAATATTATACTTAGCAGTATCAATCATAACTACAATACATTTTAGAGATGATAATAGATAA
- a CDS encoding CarD family transcriptional regulator yields MYKVDEIILYDTEGVCRISEITEKTFGGKKQKYYILNTVSKNSMTIYVPVDNEKQTSKMRKILSSDEIYKLIRNMPNEDLIWIENDGERKETYKQIIQSGDRRGLIKIIRTLHFQKEQLTKQGKKLHMSDEQFMKSAQKILHEEFSHVLKIEPNQVIPFIVNELKIEHAN; encoded by the coding sequence ATGTATAAAGTAGATGAAATAATTCTATACGACACCGAGGGAGTATGCAGAATATCCGAAATAACAGAAAAGACATTCGGAGGAAAAAAACAAAAATATTATATCTTAAATACGGTAAGTAAAAACTCAATGACTATTTATGTTCCTGTTGATAATGAGAAACAAACGAGTAAAATGCGTAAAATATTATCATCGGATGAAATTTATAAATTGATAAGAAATATGCCCAATGAAGATTTGATATGGATTGAGAATGACGGGGAAAGAAAAGAAACGTACAAACAAATCATTCAGTCCGGAGACAGAAGAGGTTTGATAAAGATTATCAGAACTCTCCATTTTCAAAAGGAACAGCTTACAAAACAAGGTAAAAAATTGCACATGAGTGACGAACAGTTTATGAAGAGTGCTCAAAAAATACTTCATGAGGAATTTTCTCATGTTTTAAAAATTGAACCAAATCAAGTAATCCCATTTATTGTAAATGAATTAAAAATTGAACATGCAAATTAA
- the rpsJ gene encoding 30S ribosomal protein S10 has product MANQKIRIKLKAYDHAVIDKSATKIVDTAKRTGAEVSGPIPLPTQKEVVTIIRAVHKYKDSREQFEMRTHKRMIDILNPTPKTVEALMKLDLPAGVDIEIKL; this is encoded by the coding sequence ATGGCAAATCAAAAAATCAGAATTAAGTTAAAGGCTTATGATCACGCAGTAATCGATAAATCAGCAACTAAGATCGTTGATACTGCAAAGAGAACAGGAGCGGAAGTTTCCGGACCTATTCCACTTCCTACACAAAAGGAAGTTGTTACAATTATCAGAGCGGTTCATAAGTACAAGGATTCTAGAGAACAATTCGAAATGAGAACTCATAAGAGAATGATAGATATCCTTAACCCAACGCCAAAAACAGTTGAAGCTCTAATGAAATTAGACTTACCAGCTGGTGTTGATATTGAAATCAAATTATAA
- a CDS encoding cell wall hydrolase, producing MAYSERELLARLIECEAGGEGDVGMAAVASVVMNRVHTPYGEYARVSNGGSIRNIIMQPRQFTCAMETVNGKYNPQNIYNMNPTNIHYAIADWAMGGGRLYNLGYALWFYNPFSNACRQNFPSSVGSLITKIGGHCFYNPTEKYLDT from the coding sequence ATGGCATATTCGGAAAGAGAATTATTGGCAAGACTGATTGAATGTGAAGCCGGCGGTGAAGGTGATGTCGGTATGGCGGCAGTAGCGAGTGTAGTAATGAACAGGGTTCACACACCTTACGGAGAATATGCAAGGGTTTCAAACGGAGGAAGCATAAGAAACATCATTATGCAGCCCAGACAGTTTACTTGTGCAATGGAAACGGTAAACGGGAAATACAATCCTCAAAATATCTATAATATGAATCCTACAAATATTCATTATGCTATTGCGGACTGGGCAATGGGAGGAGGCAGATTATATAACCTTGGTTATGCTCTCTGGTTTTATAATCCCTTTTCAAACGCTTGCAGACAGAATTTTCCCAGTAGCGTAGGAAGCCTCATAACAAAAATAGGCGGTCACTGCTTTTATAATCCGACAGAAAAATATTTAGATACATAA